A stretch of DNA from Euwallacea fornicatus isolate EFF26 chromosome 26, ASM4011564v1, whole genome shotgun sequence:
caaataaggCTTTTACATCACAGTAATTAAAGGGCAATGTCATATTTACTTTTCACGGCTTGATAAAGTTCGCTTATGTAAAGCGCTGGTTACGTTAACTTGTTAATATGTGCGGTtcggttttaataaaatattcataacaACAATGCAACATTTTAGCCACCGGTTCTTTGGCTCGGTTTCAGCTACCATTCGCGCATTTCCCTAGCTGTTGCACGTTATTTCGACAATAATCAGCATTAATAGAAACATTAAACGCTTCTCCTTTAACGTCGAACGATTTCAAGGGGGccatcaatttaaaaatgtaagttATAAATAACCACATGAAAAACAACTAATTTCTGTGCAGGATGGTCAATCTCGCGCCAGCGGTAAACCATAAAATTGCCCACTAAATAGAATCAGAAGCATATCGAAACGACACTAAATAGCTTTACACGCAATTTATCGTTCGGTTCGATTGTTCATGTAGATTGAAggaatattatttctaaagGCACATCTGAGTACGAAGGTCGTACCAGGAAAATTAGACATTCTACTTTAACAACCTGCTTCGTGGTTTAAGATTAATTCTGCCGCATCACGGACATGATATAATCTTAGCCGAGAAAAAACGCTCGGAATGCTATTCATGGAAGCGCGGTTTGCTTACGCTTGGTTTTGCTCTTTCACCTATAAATTGTGCCGATTTGCGAACTTACTTGATGGAAATATTCCTCGCCATTACCGTCAGGTAAATCTCAATATTTTTGTCGAAACGACTAGATAGTGAATCATGAATTGATACCCTGTCAGTAAGTTCACAAGGTGCACTTTCATAGTTCAAGTACTTTTGCCTAACGATCTTGTGGGTGGGGCATCTACTAGTGctgttttgattttaaactAGATACGCTTTCAAAGGTTACTTTGCACTAGACTACAAGACTGGAGGTTGTAAAAAGTACCAAGAACCTACTTGCGTGGTACACTGCCTTAAGTTCACCAACGAGGTTTATCCGGGGTTTGTCCAAGCGTTTTACCTCTCAGAAACCTCCAACTGGGCCGGGAGGCTCAGACACCACCATTTCTTCCGGTCAAATATGTTCCATTTTAACTGAGGTGAAAGCGCCATTCAACGGTACTTTTTCTAATAGACAATTTTTCCTTACTCTTTTAACCACAACAAATGAATTTCTGTGAGATAATTCACGCAGAATCTTATTATCTCATGGAGGAACTGTCTTACCGAGAGCGTTGTTCTATTCAATACCTAAGTActgaaacaataatttaataagcGGAAGCCCTAATTGGCGAAAAcccacaaaaacaaatttatctaCTGCAAACAAGAATgcgaatttattttccatttcgtttcctgcaaattcaaattttccaggTTTGCCACGAATTGCAGCAAACGCAAATCACCACCCATGCGTTTTTATCACTCCTTTATGCCTCGTTTCTTCCCTCAATAAATCAATAAGCCTCTCTATCGAATTGATTTGCTTTGGTGCATTGAGGATTTCGTTggaataatctaaaaaaatcgaaaaagtaCCATCCTGGGAACCGTCTGCGGGCGTAATAAAAAAGGCGGTAAAATGCATAAGCCTCATCTGATTAGGATTCAGGACGGTCGGCTTGTCCATGCAGAACAGGCGCCGAATATTGTCGCACTTTTCTCGAATAAGTAAGTACACAAGTGATGAAATGTATTGTCATCGTTTAATTTCACACGATTTCTACCTAGACTATTTACTGCTTGCACGATTTGCAGGCTGGCGCAACTGAAAGCAGTGCTGGCGTCTCGAAAACAATCCATATTTTAATGCAACAGTAACCGCTAATCAGGCACTATTTTAACGATACGTGCAAAATTAGTCTTTTTTCGACAATATTTTCTGTCGGAGTTGACAAAACAATTATCAGGTTAATGAAACATGAAAACTGTGCTGTGGAGATTCAGTTTTTTGATATATAGGGGGCCTCAAAATGAGTCCAGCCGCCGGGGGAGGGGGGATACCTCTGTGGCCAAagcttaattgaaaattatttatgtaacgATTTTAACATGTGCCTCTGTACGCAATTGTGACttattcagattttgaaatatccaAATAAAAGTGACTTCTATTGCTTTAAATCAAGCGCCGCACAtacgtaattaaattaattataaaattataataaaattacttcaCGCACTTCACGGGTATAATACTAATTATGCATACTGAATTTTTACCTTTATAAATTAGTTTACTAATTTATTGTGCGACAATTAGCGCTttcacattcaaaatttcgcaTTCTGTCTCCATCGAGGGTGCATCATTTAAATTCGTAAactatttgtatttaaatatttgaaaaatttatttttgatttggaaaattcgaCTTTTTTAGTGGCAAAGGGCATTCTTCGCGAGGAATGTACATTGGACGAATAtgtaattggaaatttaatttttctttcttccgCTCAGACTCACTTATGTTTAGACAGCACAAAAGGTGAAAGTGACTGTGCAGATATTTCCTCAAATTAGCCATTAATTAACTCAAGATGTGGCTGTTCAGAAAAAGAAAAGCTCTGACAATAAATTATGCTTgccaaacaattttgttatgGTTAATTGCACATTCTAAAGGAAGGTGGTACGTACTACCTACTTACTGATATGTATTAGTAGAAACATTTAGATTTGCGTGGGTGAGTTATAAGGTACTACTAAAAGGTTTTCAAGTATCTTTGAGTTTTCAAATGATCGCTACAATTATTATAAGACCTGGAAAAAAATAGAGTATGATAATTGCTCGTACTCTGTGtgtttattataatttcaaCATGCTCAAAAGATTTTTCAAGTGTTCTGAATCCATTATCCAAAAGAATTTTTGGCATTTCaagggattttttaaattttcaactccACAATTAAAAGTTGCCCTCAGTGGATACACCTCAGTTTCGTTGCAAAAGAATGATTTTTTCTAGAGTTTCCAGTCGTTGAAATTAACATAGGTGCTGAAATACCTCACAAAGGATAGTTTGAGAAGGGGAAGTAAACATATGGATCTTGCAGGTTCTATAAAACACCATACCCACTTTAAAGACTCGATGTAAATCattcaaattgattttaagactttctgaattaaaatttatatattgtcATTTACATTAGTgcccaacaaaaaaatttctatacaACCACTGAGGGCATCATATAGGTACTTTTGAGCTGAAGATTACCTAGAATTTCCCGCTCCACTACAGttattgaaacaatttaataagcAATTTACGGAAAAGGCACAGAAATTCAAAGTTctctagtttttgagaaaaggcATCAAATGAACAGAGAGAGTTAATTTATTGTTGACTCACTCATCAAGGGATTGATACCTTTTCATGAAACATCTTGTGGAACTCTGATAGTAAATCTTCATGGAGATAAAAGTGATCAGGGtgaaaaatatccattttttcGGCAGTTGTAACCTtagttatgattttttttttaatcaaccaAGTTGTTTTAGCCAAAATAACAATTCTACCATCATATTTATATATTCGTGAGGGTTCTCCATGAATTTCCTAGGCTGATAGatagaattttctaaatagATGTATAAAAGTTGGAAACTTCTGAAGAGAGCTTTGTcattttctgagaaatttttgGAACATCCAAAGGATTTGTGTAGCTCAAGCAAGGATTAGTGGGAATCATAAAATGTgggaatttttgataattttgttaaattttactaatttatcTCCTCACTACGGAAGTCACCAAACAACATTTACTTGTATAATCAATTCTTCACTCAAATGAGCGATGATTAAATATTGATTGTCGGGCCACTCGACGTCAAAAATCACTTAAGTTTCAACCCAAAAACCAACTGAAATCTCTACAGTTTCAACATTTACGTCTACCACCAACCTGATGATGTTTAGGATAAGTGTGATCACACGTCCTGTGGGCCGAAACATGAGAAAAGCTCCCCAATATTGAAAACacgaacaaaattaaaaaaccgtTTAGTGTCCATTTAAGTTTCTCCACCATAGTGGCCGGaatgtttgtttataaaactaTCGTAAATGTAAACATTAGCAGATTTGAGGTTAAGTTTTCGCGCTGTAAATTGACTACATTCTAAATTAAACGCTCAATACACCACTGCCCCATGCGATCTACGTTTGACTACAGACGCGGACGCGGACTACCAACTCCGCAATTCACGATCACGAATTGAATCACCGAACGGCCTGTTGACGGGGCGCCTGTGAGGAACCTGCTGTTGCCGGTTTGTGCTGCTGCTCGTGACGCtaattgagaatttttcaattatttcttttattaacaTCAATGGTTCGGTGCCGCAGCACACAATTGTCCTGAAATTCCCATTTAAATCCGACAACATTGTCGCCATTATGTGAGTTTGAATAACTAAATTGATACAACATTTAATCGATTTTATACCACCTTTGGACGttctgaatttttattaaaaaaaaacttagcaTGTTGCGGTGGTTTTATCcgtcaacatttttttaattttagtaatctaattttataattaattcgCTGTGACGGCGGCATCAGCTCAAGGAACTGTTTGCAGATCCATGTGGATAGAACACGAAACTCGCTTCGTATCTTTGTAGACGCACTTTCATCTACGTATATGTCTGATTTCGTTCTTGATCTATCTTATTAGTCGTtaatataacaaattaaagCAAACAAGACAGTTCGGATAATCGTGTCCCCATCCGATTAACTAAAAAGCGAAATTGGCTGAAACGTATATTAAGattgaaatttatcaaaaaacgaTTTCTCTTCTTTTTGTTCGCCTCGGGTGATCAAATGCGAATACCGCACAAAGCTTttcttcttaaatttttaaagtccTGTCATGAAACGGTAAAATGAGGTTATGTTCACGCAATTTGctgtgaatttttgtttattcacGGATTTCAAACAATCGTGAATGATCGTATAATCTAAAATTACGGAACTATGTTCTCTAGCAATAGCTGCGTGTTCTTAGGTAAGCCTGGCTTAATACAAGTAACAAATAAGGCGAATTTTCATAGGTCGAAAATGCACCAAACTCCTACAATTGGGATCCTCTTATTCAACCACTGTTCTAAATCCCAAGACTGCAATAGTCATGCTAAACATGGGAGGTCCTCAACATACTGATCAAGTCCATGATTACCTACATCGTATTATGACTGATAGAGATGTAATTCAGTTTCCCTTTGCCCAAGAGTAAGGACCATCTGATTCATAGAATTTTCCTAATGATATTATTCGTAGTTTTATTGGTGAATGGATTGCCAAACGCAGAACCCCAACGGTTCAGAAACGGTATGAGGAAATAGGAGGAGGTTCACCAATTTTGAAATGGACCACTCTTCAAGGGGACTTATTATGTAAGAAGTTGGATAAAGAACACCCAGAAACAGCACCCCACAAAGCATATCCAGCTTTTCGATATGCCAGTCCCTTTACTGAAGATGCATTAGAACAGTTGCAAAAGTGTGtagtatataaaatttaatggccTAACGAAccaatttttggattttagtGATGGTGTTGAAAGAGCaatcattttttctcaatatcCACAGTACAGCTGTGCAACATCAGGTTCTAGTTTGAATGttgtttccaaatattttcaacaaaaggGATTTCCCAAAGGGCTTAAATTAAGCATAATAGACAGATGGTCTGTTCATCCTCTTTTGGCTCAGTGTTTCGCAGATTTAATCaagaaagaaataaagaaattgccTGAagaagtcaggaaagaagctctcattttattttctgctCACTCTCTACCACTTAAGGTACAGTCACTTATGTAGTGAAATACTAATACAAAGTAGCTGTGATTTTAGGCAGTAAATCGAGGTGACCCATATCCTTCTGAAGTAGGCTGTACAGTGCAATTAGTAATGTGGGACTTAAAATATTGCAATCCCTATCAGTTAGTATGGCAGTCAAAAGTTGGTCCTTTGCCTTGGCTGGGTCCCTTTACAGACTCATCTGTTAAAAGTTATGCAAAACAAGGAAAAAAGGCTCTTATTATTGTTCCTATAGCCTTTGTTAATGAACATATTGAAACCTTGCATGAGCTTGATATTGAATTAGCTGAAGAGGCCAAAAAGGTACATTAGTATAATATAGacaataaatgcaaaattcattagacattttttaggctggtattaaaattgttagaaGAGTACCCACTCCTAATGATCATCCACTGTTCATAGAAGCCTTGACAGACCTGGTAAAACACCATTTGAAGAGCAATTTACCTGTAAGCCCAAAATTAATCAATCGGTGTCCTCATTGTGAAAATCCTGGTTGTATTTCAAGCAAAAAGTGGTTTGCTGAGAACTGTAGTTTATAAGGGTTTGGTGTTATGTCTCAGTATATAAAACTATATACTGcatgaatttattaattgataaaaagacatatagaaaatttaatatattttggtATGTTTGTTTGTTACATTTGAGGTTCATAAATCGTTATTTACTATACAATTATTTTAGGTTAAAGTgcttgttatttaaattttattacatttaattacaataaatcacTTTAAGATTTTGGGATTGCACACTTTAAAAATCCTAGGTACCATTTCCGTCATGGATGCAAAAACATCATTGGATATtccctaaaaattaaaattaaccttATTACCCTAATTGATTGGTTAAAGTAGTTCTACCTCTGGTAACATGAACTGCAAATTTTTTAGTTCTGATCCACCCCAAGAAGCCATTTCAATCATAAACCCTTTGACACACTTAAAAACGAGCTCGGCTCTCTTCTCGCACCAATTCACAGTCATTTCCTTAAAATGAATAACCTAATAGTACTTGGATGAAAGAAAAGCAGAGATTACCTCAGTTAAATCGTATTGTAGTAAAAGAGGTATGGTCAAAGAAGTAATGTCATTAGAACAagcggttttcaaaatatgcctTAATCCAAGAACAACAGGATGTCTGCTGTTGATGTCACTTCCTCTCAAACTATCATCAGTAGCCATGTGAAAAATTACATGTACTTGAGCCAAATTTGAATGTCTTGTCATATAAAAATCTCCAGGTTGTAATAGCTCACTATTAACTTTACGTGTGGATTCTGGTTGTGGAcacttcaaatatttatttgccaCCTCAATGATTTTATCAAGCTGCTCTTCAATGTGAGGGAAGTGAAATTCTGTAGTGGCCTGacatattttctgaaattctTGTGTTAACCTTGATCCAATTTTGTTGTCTGTCATTAGAACTAAGCCAGTAAGATCGTTGGAATAAAGGCCTAAAGCAGTCTGAAGCAATTGAGGAGTTGGTTCAGACCTAGAAGTTACCCatgaaaaaactcataaatttgtttttaaa
This window harbors:
- the FeCH gene encoding ferrochelatase, mitochondrial isoform X2 — its product is MLNMGGPQHTDQVHDYLHRIMTDRDVIQFPFAQDFIGEWIAKRRTPTVQKRYEEIGGGSPILKWTTLQGDLLCKKLDKEHPETAPHKAYPAFRYASPFTEDALEQLQNDGVERAIIFSQYPQYSCATSGSSLNVVSKYFQQKGFPKGLKLSIIDRWSVHPLLAQCFADLIKKEIKKLPEEVRKEALILFSAHSLPLKAVNRGDPYPSEVGCTVQLVMWDLKYCNPYQLVWQSKVGPLPWLGPFTDSSVKSYAKQGKKALIIVPIAFVNEHIETLHELDIELAEEAKKAGIKIVRRVPTPNDHPLFIEALTDLVKHHLKSNLPVSPKLINRCPHCENPGCISSKKWFAENCSL
- the FeCH gene encoding ferrochelatase, mitochondrial isoform X1 encodes the protein MFSSNSCVFLGRKCTKLLQLGSSYSTTVLNPKTAIVMLNMGGPQHTDQVHDYLHRIMTDRDVIQFPFAQDFIGEWIAKRRTPTVQKRYEEIGGGSPILKWTTLQGDLLCKKLDKEHPETAPHKAYPAFRYASPFTEDALEQLQNDGVERAIIFSQYPQYSCATSGSSLNVVSKYFQQKGFPKGLKLSIIDRWSVHPLLAQCFADLIKKEIKKLPEEVRKEALILFSAHSLPLKAVNRGDPYPSEVGCTVQLVMWDLKYCNPYQLVWQSKVGPLPWLGPFTDSSVKSYAKQGKKALIIVPIAFVNEHIETLHELDIELAEEAKKAGIKIVRRVPTPNDHPLFIEALTDLVKHHLKSNLPVSPKLINRCPHCENPGCISSKKWFAENCSL